The Austwickia sp. genome includes a region encoding these proteins:
- a CDS encoding HAMP domain-containing protein: protein MSVIEKAATDLTYQMASLNGWKNLTAVDVHVNGAPAAMADDANARKNYLTRHAAAQKKLDAFPTDGLSDKGRAYLAEMRQNFDAFVKVSDQMAVAYRQNSATGLKAGDTLVMNDSIKVATALVTVANQLTVAADDRLTQAEQAADEAERDARVALIASVLIIGAALLVLSVVITRGILRAVTAVQRSVVAMGQDDLTVPCEVDSADELGTMAQAVERSRQRVRDVFAKVASAASAVSTEATDLQSQSQQMKGNAENGSTRAHAIADTAQNVARSVQTVAAGTEEMTASIREIAKNANDAAGVAASAVQVADQTNATVAKLGESSAQIGDVIKSITSIAEQTNLLALNATIEAARAGEAGKGFAVVANEVKDLAQETAKATEDISHRVEQIQVDTEAAVTAIAEISGIIARINDTQSTIASAVEEQTATTNEMGRNVQEVATGADDIASTIGKSAEGYSETIRLTSGTVDSAGDVRSRAEELAALVAQFKY from the coding sequence ATGTCCGTCATCGAGAAAGCGGCGACCGACCTCACGTACCAGATGGCCAGCCTCAACGGATGGAAGAACCTCACGGCGGTCGACGTCCACGTGAACGGCGCCCCCGCCGCGATGGCGGATGACGCGAACGCCCGGAAGAACTACCTGACCCGGCACGCGGCGGCCCAGAAGAAGCTCGACGCCTTCCCCACCGACGGACTGTCGGACAAGGGTCGGGCCTACCTCGCCGAAATGCGCCAGAACTTCGACGCCTTCGTCAAGGTCAGCGACCAGATGGCCGTGGCGTACCGGCAGAACTCCGCCACCGGCCTGAAGGCCGGCGACACCCTGGTCATGAACGACTCGATCAAGGTGGCCACCGCCCTGGTCACCGTCGCCAACCAGCTCACCGTCGCCGCTGACGACCGGCTGACCCAGGCCGAGCAGGCCGCCGACGAGGCCGAGCGGGACGCCCGCGTGGCGCTCATCGCCTCGGTGCTCATCATCGGCGCCGCGCTGCTGGTCCTGTCCGTGGTGATCACCCGCGGCATCCTGCGCGCCGTGACCGCCGTCCAGCGCTCCGTCGTCGCGATGGGCCAGGACGACCTCACGGTCCCGTGCGAGGTGGATTCCGCCGACGAGCTCGGCACGATGGCGCAGGCCGTGGAGCGCAGCCGCCAGCGGGTCCGGGACGTGTTCGCCAAGGTGGCCAGCGCCGCGTCGGCGGTCTCGACGGAGGCGACCGACCTGCAGTCCCAGTCGCAGCAGATGAAGGGCAACGCCGAGAATGGCTCCACCCGGGCCCACGCCATCGCCGACACGGCCCAGAACGTGGCCCGCTCGGTGCAGACGGTGGCCGCGGGCACCGAGGAGATGACGGCGTCGATTCGGGAGATCGCGAAGAACGCGAACGACGCGGCGGGTGTCGCCGCCAGCGCGGTGCAGGTGGCCGATCAGACCAACGCGACGGTGGCCAAGCTGGGCGAGTCCAGCGCGCAGATCGGTGATGTGATCAAGTCGATCACGAGCATCGCCGAGCAGACGAACCTGTTGGCGCTGAACGCGACGATCGAGGCGGCCCGGGCCGGTGAGGCGGGTAAGGGCTTCGCGGTGGTGGCCAATGAGGTTAAGGACCTGGCCCAGGAGACGGCCAAGGCGACCGAGGACATCAGCCACCGGGTGGAGCAGATTCAGGTCGACACCGAGGCCGCGGTGACCGCGATTGCGGAGATCAGTGGCATCATCGCCCGGATCAACGACACCCAGTCCACGATCGCCTCGGCCGTGGAGGAGCAGACCGCCACGACGAACGAGATGGGCCGCAACGTCCAGGAGGTGGCCACCGGCGCCGACGACATCGCGTCGACCATCGGCAAGTCCGCCGAGGGCTACAGCGAGACGATCCGGCTCACGTCCGGCACGGTGGACTCCGCGGGCGACGTGCGCAGCCGCGCCGAGGAACTCGCCGCCCTGGTGGCCCAGTTCAAGTACTGA
- a CDS encoding ABC transporter permease, with protein sequence MNRPLAWHVELRRQVGRRRTLWSYGLLLALPPILVAAFWIGTRDSSGPPTTGTGRLVDLAQHGSANFTVFALFAAADFLLVVIAALFAGDTLPSEASWSSLRYLLAAPVPRGRLLTSKLVVAIGCTLAAVLLYVGWSLLVGGLAYGWAPYTSTGGLALDWPELLPRLALGVGSIAVTLLQVIGIAFLVGTRTDSPLAAAGSAVLTTIVSTILQSIDALGDLRHGLPMAYARTWFQALNTEIAWRDLQRGALWSLLYFLVTVAAAYLLFRRKDVLS encoded by the coding sequence ATGAACCGGCCGCTGGCCTGGCACGTCGAGCTGCGCCGGCAGGTGGGCCGACGGCGCACGCTGTGGTCCTACGGACTGCTGCTCGCGTTGCCGCCGATCCTCGTGGCGGCGTTCTGGATCGGCACCCGGGACAGCTCCGGCCCGCCCACCACGGGCACCGGCCGACTCGTCGACCTCGCGCAGCACGGATCGGCCAACTTCACTGTGTTCGCGCTGTTCGCCGCCGCGGACTTCCTCCTGGTGGTGATCGCCGCGCTCTTCGCCGGCGACACGCTGCCGTCGGAAGCCTCGTGGTCCTCGCTGCGCTACCTGCTCGCCGCGCCCGTACCCCGCGGCCGCCTCCTGACCAGCAAGCTCGTCGTCGCGATCGGCTGCACGCTCGCGGCGGTCCTGCTGTACGTCGGGTGGTCGTTGCTGGTCGGCGGCCTGGCGTACGGCTGGGCCCCCTACACCTCGACCGGCGGGCTGGCCCTCGACTGGCCCGAGCTGCTGCCCCGCCTGGCGCTGGGCGTGGGCTCGATCGCCGTGACGCTCCTGCAGGTCATCGGCATCGCGTTCCTGGTGGGGACGCGCACCGACTCGCCGCTGGCGGCCGCCGGGAGCGCGGTGCTCACCACGATCGTCTCCACGATCCTGCAGAGCATCGACGCGCTGGGGGATCTGCGGCACGGGCTGCCGATGGCCTACGCGCGCACCTGGTTCCAGGCGCTCAACACCGAGATCGCGTGGCGCGACCTGCAGCGCGGCGCGTTGTGGTCGCTGCTCTACTTCCTGGTCACGGTGGCGGCGGCGTACCTGCTGTTCCGACGCAAGGACGTCCTGTCCTGA
- a CDS encoding ATP-binding cassette domain-containing protein codes for MNGSRRRRVSPVRRVLAAGLGAAALAASAIAAPDAATASVAAAHAGVAVAGRAERAATDPVDGPPELVKVPVGAEPDGTPVSLDVAFYLPRAQGRHPAVLLAHGFGGSRTDADGAARTLAGHGYLAVAYTARGFGASGGRIHLMDPALGGEDVRHLIDVIAARPDVQLDAPGDPRVGMTGGSYGGAATLVAGGLDSRLDALAAAITWNDLADAFFPDFAAAQLPAGELAPGGGGGTSPGAPGPFKRRWASQFFSGALASAAAGGTAPTAAGGTAGTAPGGTAPSAPASAAPSVAAGTGAPATATRGPAPSAGGGSVTAVPTCGRFDATICRLFLEAAQTGKPSDPLIAELHRRGPALTNGKITAPTLLLQGMSDSLFPADQAEANARQIAANGTPVAVRWMEGGHDGGALSDAAPQGGGTGAAGTPAAGAASAATAGGQPASDPASLSTRWFDTYLRGDEPAAARRARPLPEPGFAYAAPAYARGAPAREVSVPTYPGLRPDAPTTSPVELAFADPKQSAALLSPPGGDPAATSAIPGAGPAGADGLGNAAYRLAALPGQSVAFDTVGVPAAVTVVGSPRVRLTVTSSATDATLFVSWWKVASGVPTSPRRQISPVRVATTPGVPTTVEMALPAGTYALDQGTTWRVLVSATDSAYATPTDARVYGVRLAGGGVLLPTLPTAVEPAPEADRETTGLLVALGVLLLGLAVAGAVAAVRRRRGDVAHGRADLAAVPLSVAHLVKTYADGHRAVDDVSWEAGQGQVVGLLGPNGAGKTTTIRMILGLITPDSGEVYVHGRLVHAGSPALAGIGALVEGPGFLPHLSGRANLEAYWAATGRPREEARFEEALEVAALGDAVERPVKAYSQGMRQRLGIAQAMLGMPEVLLLDEPTNGLDPPQIAAMRPILRRYAEAGRTVVVSSHLLAEVEMTCSHVVVMHRGRVVLTGSVPELVESADTTVVDLDGDLADAERVAARLRAGDSASAPFGARWAARRAGSGLRALHDVRSEIVDGTPRLVIHAGDDRADVARAVLAAGGRVVAFSGRRHLEEVFLGVIAADDLEAARKIRPR; via the coding sequence ATGAACGGATCACGGCGGCGGCGGGTTTCGCCGGTACGCCGGGTGCTCGCGGCGGGTCTCGGCGCGGCCGCGCTCGCGGCGTCGGCCATCGCCGCGCCGGACGCCGCGACCGCTTCGGTGGCCGCAGCCCACGCGGGCGTTGCGGTGGCTGGTCGCGCAGAGCGGGCCGCGACCGACCCGGTCGATGGCCCGCCGGAGCTGGTGAAGGTCCCGGTGGGCGCCGAACCCGACGGGACTCCCGTCAGCCTGGACGTCGCCTTTTACCTCCCGCGTGCACAGGGCCGCCACCCGGCAGTCCTGCTCGCCCACGGCTTCGGCGGCTCCCGCACGGATGCCGACGGCGCCGCCCGGACGCTCGCCGGGCACGGGTACCTCGCCGTGGCCTACACGGCGCGCGGATTCGGCGCCTCGGGCGGCCGCATCCACCTCATGGATCCCGCCCTGGGGGGCGAGGACGTGCGGCACCTCATCGACGTGATCGCGGCCCGCCCCGACGTACAGCTCGACGCCCCCGGCGACCCGCGGGTGGGGATGACCGGCGGATCGTACGGCGGGGCCGCCACCCTCGTTGCCGGTGGGCTCGACTCGCGGCTCGACGCCCTCGCCGCGGCCATCACGTGGAACGACCTGGCCGACGCCTTCTTCCCGGACTTCGCCGCCGCGCAGCTGCCCGCGGGCGAACTGGCCCCCGGCGGCGGGGGCGGGACCAGTCCGGGCGCCCCGGGCCCGTTCAAGCGCCGCTGGGCCTCGCAGTTCTTCTCCGGCGCCCTCGCCAGCGCGGCGGCGGGCGGGACGGCGCCCACGGCGGCGGGCGGGACGGCGGGGACCGCGCCGGGCGGCACGGCGCCGTCCGCGCCGGCGTCCGCAGCGCCGTCCGTGGCTGCCGGCACGGGGGCCCCCGCGACCGCGACCCGGGGACCGGCGCCCAGCGCTGGGGGCGGCTCGGTGACGGCGGTGCCCACCTGTGGTCGTTTCGACGCGACGATCTGCCGCCTGTTCCTGGAGGCGGCCCAGACCGGCAAGCCCTCCGATCCCCTGATTGCCGAGCTGCACCGGCGCGGCCCGGCCCTGACCAACGGCAAGATCACGGCCCCCACGCTCCTGCTGCAGGGCATGAGCGACTCGCTGTTCCCGGCCGACCAGGCCGAGGCGAACGCCCGGCAGATCGCGGCGAACGGGACGCCCGTCGCCGTGCGCTGGATGGAGGGCGGGCACGACGGCGGCGCCCTGTCCGACGCCGCGCCCCAGGGCGGCGGGACGGGAGCCGCCGGCACCCCCGCCGCGGGCGCTGCCAGCGCAGCCACGGCGGGCGGGCAGCCGGCGAGCGACCCGGCGTCACTGTCCACCCGATGGTTCGACACCTACCTGCGCGGAGACGAACCGGCCGCTGCGCGGCGTGCCCGCCCCCTCCCGGAACCGGGATTCGCCTACGCGGCACCGGCGTACGCCCGGGGGGCACCGGCCCGGGAGGTGTCCGTGCCGACCTATCCGGGACTGCGCCCGGACGCGCCGACGACGAGCCCCGTCGAGCTCGCCTTCGCCGACCCGAAGCAGTCGGCGGCGCTGCTCTCCCCACCCGGCGGCGACCCCGCAGCGACGAGCGCCATCCCCGGCGCCGGCCCCGCGGGGGCGGACGGCCTCGGCAACGCCGCGTACCGCCTCGCCGCGCTGCCCGGCCAGAGCGTCGCCTTCGACACCGTCGGCGTCCCGGCCGCTGTGACCGTAGTGGGCTCGCCCCGCGTCCGCCTCACCGTGACCTCCTCCGCGACCGACGCCACCCTGTTCGTGTCGTGGTGGAAGGTGGCCTCGGGGGTGCCGACCTCGCCGCGCCGGCAGATCAGCCCGGTCCGGGTGGCGACGACCCCCGGCGTACCGACCACGGTCGAGATGGCCCTGCCCGCGGGCACGTACGCGCTCGACCAGGGCACGACCTGGCGGGTGCTCGTGTCGGCGACCGATTCGGCGTACGCGACCCCCACCGACGCGCGCGTCTACGGGGTGCGCCTCGCGGGCGGCGGCGTGCTACTGCCCACCCTCCCGACCGCGGTCGAGCCGGCCCCGGAGGCCGATCGCGAGACGACCGGGCTTCTCGTGGCGCTCGGGGTGCTGCTGCTCGGGCTGGCCGTAGCCGGCGCCGTGGCGGCCGTCCGGCGCCGGCGCGGCGACGTCGCCCACGGCCGGGCGGACCTGGCCGCCGTGCCGCTGTCGGTCGCGCACCTGGTCAAGACGTACGCCGACGGCCACCGCGCCGTCGATGACGTGTCGTGGGAGGCCGGCCAGGGTCAGGTCGTCGGCCTGCTGGGCCCCAATGGCGCCGGCAAGACCACCACGATCCGGATGATCCTTGGCCTCATCACCCCCGACTCCGGCGAGGTCTACGTCCACGGCCGGCTCGTCCACGCGGGGTCCCCGGCCCTCGCGGGCATCGGCGCCCTGGTCGAGGGCCCGGGGTTCCTGCCGCACCTGTCCGGCCGCGCGAACCTGGAGGCCTACTGGGCGGCGACCGGCCGGCCTCGCGAGGAGGCGCGCTTCGAGGAGGCCCTGGAGGTCGCCGCGCTCGGGGACGCCGTCGAGCGGCCGGTCAAGGCCTACAGCCAGGGCATGCGCCAGCGGCTCGGCATCGCCCAGGCGATGCTCGGGATGCCCGAGGTCCTGCTGCTGGACGAGCCCACCAACGGCCTCGACCCGCCGCAGATCGCGGCGATGCGGCCGATCCTGCGCCGGTACGCCGAGGCGGGCCGCACCGTGGTGGTCTCCAGCCACCTGCTGGCCGAGGTGGAGATGACCTGCTCCCACGTCGTGGTGATGCATCGCGGGCGGGTCGTCCTCACCGGCTCCGTGCCCGAGCTGGTCGAGAGCGCCGACACCACGGTCGTCGACCTCGACGGTGACCTCGCCGACGCGGAACGGGTCGCGGCGCGGCTGCGCGCCGGCGACTCGGCATCCGCGCCCTTCGGTGCCCGGTGGGCCGCGCGGAGGGCGGGGTCTGGGCTGCGCGCCCTGCACGACGTACGGTCCGAGATCGTCGACGGCACCCCCCGCCTCGTCATCCACGCCGGTGACGACCGCGCGGACGTGGCCCGGGCCGTGCTGGCGGCGGGCGGTCGCGTCGTGGCGTTCTCGGGGCGTCGCCACCTGGAGGAGGTCTTCCTGGGCGTCATCGCGGCGGACGATCTCGAGGCCGCGCGGAAGATCCGGCCCCGATGA
- a CDS encoding methyl-accepting chemotaxis protein: protein MANDDAERASLATVRSGLTAWDKALDAEFAQFASDRAAAVKVSLTTNRDLRKSYETALNGAIAAKVAENARDNDLTAVADRSRLLIAVFSLLATVVAIGLVAVVARDIKRTSTTVVRHLQRLHDGDLTAFEPIAARDELGQIDRQVADVVAGQRETVGQMQSLATSLATQSNQLLGISGTISRNSAGTSTKAATLSSSADAVRGNVHTVSAGAEEMGASIRAIAENAAAAARVAGDAVTITGETTDLVERLGTSSAEIGDVVKVITSIAEQTNLLALNATIEAARAGEVGKGFAVVANEVKELAQETSKATESIIARVGAIQTDTGQATAAMARIGSVIREISDYQTAVASAVEEQSATTSELALCSTQAARSTEEIAGSIGDVATSSSATATAADETNTSAQELQRMSERMAQLVGGFRL, encoded by the coding sequence ATGGCGAACGACGATGCGGAACGCGCCTCGCTGGCCACCGTCCGCAGCGGACTCACCGCCTGGGACAAGGCTCTCGACGCGGAGTTCGCGCAGTTCGCGAGCGATCGCGCGGCCGCCGTCAAGGTGTCGCTGACGACCAACCGCGACCTGCGCAAGAGCTACGAAACGGCCCTCAACGGCGCGATCGCCGCCAAGGTGGCGGAGAACGCCCGGGACAACGACCTGACCGCGGTCGCCGACCGGAGCCGCCTCCTGATCGCGGTGTTCTCCCTGCTGGCGACCGTCGTCGCCATCGGGCTGGTCGCTGTGGTGGCACGGGACATCAAGCGGACCTCCACCACCGTCGTACGTCATCTCCAGCGGCTTCACGACGGCGATCTCACCGCGTTCGAGCCGATCGCGGCGCGCGACGAATTGGGGCAGATCGACCGGCAGGTGGCCGATGTCGTCGCCGGGCAACGCGAGACCGTGGGACAGATGCAGTCCTTGGCGACGTCGCTGGCGACCCAGTCCAACCAGCTGCTCGGCATCTCTGGGACCATCTCCCGGAACTCCGCGGGCACGTCCACCAAGGCCGCCACCCTGTCCTCGTCCGCCGACGCCGTCCGGGGCAACGTGCACACGGTGTCCGCAGGGGCGGAGGAGATGGGCGCCTCGATCCGGGCCATCGCCGAGAACGCGGCCGCAGCGGCTCGGGTGGCCGGGGACGCCGTCACGATCACCGGCGAGACCACCGACCTCGTCGAGCGGCTGGGCACCTCCTCTGCGGAGATCGGCGACGTGGTCAAGGTGATCACCTCGATCGCGGAACAGACGAACCTGCTCGCGCTCAACGCCACGATCGAGGCGGCTCGGGCGGGCGAGGTCGGCAAGGGCTTCGCCGTCGTCGCCAACGAGGTCAAGGAGCTGGCCCAGGAGACCTCCAAGGCCACGGAGAGCATCATCGCTCGGGTGGGCGCGATCCAGACCGACACGGGACAGGCGACGGCCGCGATGGCCCGGATCGGATCGGTCATCCGGGAGATCAGCGACTACCAGACGGCCGTGGCCTCAGCGGTGGAGGAGCAGTCCGCGACGACCTCCGAGCTTGCCCTGTGTTCGACGCAGGCCGCTCGCAGCACGGAGGAGATCGCCGGCTCCATCGGCGACGTCGCCACCTCGTCGTCGGCGACCGCGACGGCCGCCGACGAGACGAACACCTCGGCGCAGGAGCTGCAGCGCATGAGCGAGCGCATGGCGCAGCTCGTGGGTGGGTTCCGGCTGTAG
- a CDS encoding D-hexose-6-phosphate mutarotase — protein MPSSTLPLPPSVTTIDGTGGLPCVRVSTPLCSGEVYLLGATVTDWTPAGEQPVLFLSAQSRFESGAPIRGGAPLCAPWFGPGRNKDKEPAHGFFRTSVWELADARDDDGMVTLTFTLDGAAAAAAGTGEPTDLTATYTVTFGRELDLALTIRAGAADLDLEEAIHTYFRVSDIAQVKIDGLDGSRYADKAPGGRAVNAQSGQVSFTRETDRVYAHEGVATILDPGAGRTITVSKEGSGSTVLWNPWQAKAANLADLGDDEWRQMVCVETANALRAALTVPAGQDHTMRQHVAVQKA, from the coding sequence ATGCCCTCATCGACGTTGCCCCTGCCGCCCTCGGTGACCACGATCGACGGCACCGGCGGCCTGCCCTGCGTCCGGGTCTCGACGCCCCTGTGTTCCGGTGAGGTGTACCTCCTCGGCGCCACCGTCACCGACTGGACGCCCGCCGGCGAGCAGCCGGTCCTCTTTCTCTCCGCCCAGAGCCGTTTCGAGTCGGGCGCCCCCATCCGCGGCGGCGCCCCGCTGTGCGCCCCGTGGTTCGGGCCCGGCCGCAACAAGGACAAGGAGCCCGCGCACGGCTTCTTCCGCACCAGCGTCTGGGAGCTGGCCGACGCCCGGGACGACGACGGCATGGTTACGTTGACCTTCACCCTGGACGGGGCCGCCGCAGCCGCGGCAGGCACCGGCGAGCCGACCGACCTCACGGCCACCTACACCGTCACGTTCGGTCGGGAACTCGACCTGGCGCTGACCATCCGCGCCGGCGCCGCGGACCTCGACCTGGAGGAGGCCATCCACACGTACTTCCGCGTCTCCGACATCGCCCAGGTCAAGATCGACGGGCTGGACGGCAGCCGGTACGCCGACAAGGCCCCGGGCGGCCGAGCGGTCAACGCCCAGTCCGGCCAGGTGTCGTTCACGCGGGAGACGGACCGGGTGTACGCCCACGAGGGCGTCGCGACGATCCTGGACCCGGGGGCCGGACGCACGATCACCGTGTCGAAGGAGGGCTCGGGCTCCACCGTGCTGTGGAACCCCTGGCAGGCCAAGGCCGCGAACCTCGCCGACCTCGGCGACGACGAGTGGCGCCAGATGGTGTGCGTCGAGACCGCCAACGCGTTACGCGCCGCGCTCACCGTGCCGGCCGGGCAGGACCACACGATGCGCCAGCACGTCGCGGTGCAGAAGGCCTAG
- a CDS encoding shikimate 5-dehydrogenase, whose amino-acid sequence MSSTVSARPLSKETISKDTLVCMSLSGRPGNAGTRFHNFLYDELGLDYLYKAFTTTDIAAAVAGIRALGIRGCAVSMPWKEDVIPLVDEMDPSAAAIESVNTIVNDAGHLTAYNTDYTALRLLLRDHEVDTGLPAAVLGSGGMAKAAVAAVRDQGFDQITVVARNPATGPALAAKYGAAHAPELGDLRPGLILNATPFGMAGGPDADRIPVPDEAIAAAAVVFDVVHLPAETPLVRRARELGRAVIHGGEVAALQAAEQFTLYTGVALSPDQIARARAFSQSQ is encoded by the coding sequence ATGTCGAGCACCGTCAGCGCGCGCCCGCTGTCTAAGGAAACGATCTCGAAGGACACCCTCGTGTGCATGTCCTTGTCGGGTCGGCCCGGCAACGCCGGCACCAGGTTCCACAACTTCCTGTACGATGAGCTGGGCCTGGACTACCTCTACAAAGCGTTCACCACCACCGACATCGCCGCGGCCGTCGCGGGGATCCGCGCCCTGGGCATTCGGGGCTGCGCCGTCTCGATGCCGTGGAAGGAGGACGTCATCCCGCTCGTCGACGAGATGGATCCCTCGGCGGCGGCCATCGAGTCCGTGAACACCATCGTGAACGACGCCGGACACCTGACGGCCTACAACACCGACTACACGGCCCTGCGTCTGCTGCTGCGGGACCACGAGGTCGACACCGGCCTGCCGGCGGCGGTCCTCGGGAGCGGGGGGATGGCCAAGGCCGCCGTCGCGGCGGTGCGCGACCAGGGCTTCGACCAGATCACGGTGGTGGCCCGCAACCCCGCGACGGGGCCGGCGTTGGCCGCGAAGTACGGCGCCGCGCACGCCCCCGAGTTGGGCGACCTGCGCCCGGGCCTCATCCTCAACGCGACGCCGTTCGGGATGGCCGGCGGGCCGGACGCCGACCGGATCCCCGTCCCCGACGAGGCGATCGCCGCCGCCGCGGTGGTCTTCGACGTGGTGCACCTGCCGGCCGAGACGCCGCTGGTCCGCCGGGCGCGGGAGCTCGGCCGCGCGGTCATCCACGGCGGCGAGGTCGCCGCCCTGCAGGCCGCGGAGCAGTTCACGCTGTACACCGGCGTGGCGCTGAGCCCGGATCAGATCGCCCGGGCGAGGGCGTTCTCCCAGAGTCAGTGA
- a CDS encoding hexose kinase, with protein MILTVTPSAVLDIVYELDRLVPGAAHRVRSVRARAGGKGVNVSSVLMAMGYPTLATGFAGGPPGQTVLADLTDRGVPHLFTEIIGPSRRNVTMHTDDGVVTLFNEPSPKVSGTAWEQLRMSLEPLLAGPATALVLSGKMPAGAPSDACVRIIDLAHHHQVPVVIDAADQVLLGALHCRPRIVKPNRAELDAVCPGRGIVEAARELQRHGARDVVVTLGPEGLLVVPAEGRVLRCYLPAHIEGDSTGSGDAVSAALATGIADEPWDELARRAIAWSGASVRQRVTGYVDPVDVAELEPQVVVEYVDGELGAA; from the coding sequence ATGATCTTGACCGTCACGCCCAGTGCGGTGTTGGACATCGTCTACGAGCTCGATCGGCTCGTCCCCGGCGCCGCGCACCGGGTGCGCAGCGTGCGCGCCCGCGCCGGCGGCAAGGGCGTCAACGTCTCCTCGGTCCTCATGGCGATGGGGTACCCCACGCTGGCGACGGGTTTTGCCGGCGGGCCCCCCGGCCAGACCGTGCTCGCCGATCTCACCGACCGCGGCGTGCCGCACCTCTTCACCGAGATCATCGGCCCCAGCCGACGCAACGTCACGATGCACACCGACGACGGCGTGGTGACGCTGTTCAACGAACCCAGCCCGAAGGTGTCCGGGACCGCCTGGGAGCAGCTGCGGATGTCGCTGGAGCCGCTGCTCGCCGGGCCGGCCACGGCGCTGGTCCTGTCGGGAAAGATGCCGGCCGGCGCGCCCTCCGACGCCTGCGTGCGCATCATCGACCTGGCCCACCACCACCAGGTCCCGGTCGTGATCGACGCTGCCGACCAGGTCCTGCTCGGCGCCTTGCACTGCCGCCCCCGCATCGTCAAGCCCAACCGCGCCGAGCTCGACGCGGTCTGCCCGGGCCGAGGAATCGTCGAGGCGGCGCGGGAGCTGCAACGGCACGGGGCCAGGGACGTCGTGGTCACGTTGGGGCCCGAGGGTCTCTTGGTGGTACCCGCCGAGGGTCGGGTCCTGCGCTGCTACCTGCCGGCTCACATCGAGGGCGACTCGACCGGCTCGGGCGACGCGGTCTCGGCGGCGCTGGCCACCGGCATCGCCGACGAACCGTGGGACGAGCTGGCCCGGCGCGCCATCGCCTGGTCCGGGGCGTCGGTGCGGCAGCGGGTGACGGGGTACGTCGACCCGGTGGATGTCGCGGAGCTGGAGCCGCAGGTCGTCGTGGAGTACGTCGACGGGGAGCTCGGCGCCGCCTAA
- a CDS encoding HAD family hydrolase produces MTEIRAVLFDFHSTLVDQGDARAWLAAAWRHAGRPGAPADEAPGGLGAEGARELTAYLHRIWENSRTVDPDNRRDYDPAVHRQVWDATLARQPHGEQALYDALYATMLDQWVPYDDALPTLRALRAAGIRTAVLSNVGIDLGPVLDASGIRAAVDAVVMSYQVGYAKPDPEIFEHALAQLVVQAENTLMVGDSWRDDAGAAGLGIRTLLLPRTHGPVHGLDLVLRCAGFPAGR; encoded by the coding sequence GTGACCGAGATCCGCGCAGTCCTGTTCGACTTCCACTCCACGCTCGTCGACCAGGGGGACGCCCGGGCGTGGCTGGCCGCCGCATGGCGGCACGCCGGCCGTCCGGGCGCCCCCGCCGACGAGGCGCCGGGCGGCCTGGGCGCCGAGGGGGCCCGCGAGCTCACGGCGTACCTGCACCGCATCTGGGAGAACAGCCGGACCGTCGACCCGGACAACCGGCGCGACTACGACCCCGCCGTGCACCGCCAGGTCTGGGACGCGACCCTCGCCCGGCAGCCGCACGGCGAGCAGGCGCTGTACGACGCCCTCTACGCCACGATGCTCGACCAGTGGGTGCCGTACGACGACGCCCTGCCGACCCTGCGGGCCCTGCGCGCCGCCGGGATCCGCACGGCCGTGCTCTCCAACGTCGGGATCGACCTCGGCCCGGTGCTGGACGCCTCCGGGATCAGGGCGGCGGTCGACGCGGTGGTGATGTCCTACCAGGTGGGCTACGCCAAGCCCGACCCCGAGATCTTCGAGCACGCGCTGGCCCAGCTCGTCGTGCAGGCGGAGAACACCCTGATGGTGGGCGACTCCTGGCGCGACGATGCCGGCGCGGCGGGGCTGGGGATCCGTACGCTGCTGCTGCCCCGCACCCACGGCCCCGTGCACGGCCTGGACCTGGTGCTGCGCTGCGCCGGCTTCCCGGCAGGACGTTAG